One window from the genome of Paracoccus zhejiangensis encodes:
- a CDS encoding BatD family protein, which yields MVKWFVAPLIAVLVLLIWSLRPAPAQEMRLAILHPHGNPVAGEMIPLTLRAEYDATVNLSELIFPDSPGYDWMQLDTDKWYRERIKGRMWQIFERKLAVFPREAGPLTIGPLTHDLTITGEDGRQRKIQVTSPAITIEVKPFPADAPPLSAHRLTLTDELSTDPAKLQDGELLIRRVTIRAEGALSHQLPPRPDLRERWLKSFTQPEQRSTQPTPEGPVSTVVWEWTMQPITGEPAVLKAFAFPWLDTETRQIEVAAMKPIPFGFASFAANIADAGQARMRLALTATAMLLLGGAAGLVLLFWGRGFRPPAAMRRAVLRWRPSPHVGEMRKAAGEGRLMELLHAAGAHLRLRGHDPQQAPVIRALERQIYSTDPDRNFDAAETVRAVIRQGRKRPPDQAEGAQTLWSISSTPPKRTASRTTTG from the coding sequence ATGGTGAAATGGTTCGTTGCCCCGCTGATCGCTGTGCTGGTGCTGCTCATCTGGTCCCTACGCCCCGCCCCGGCGCAGGAGATGCGGCTGGCCATCCTGCATCCGCATGGCAACCCGGTCGCGGGCGAGATGATCCCGCTGACGCTGAGGGCCGAATATGATGCGACGGTGAACCTGTCGGAACTGATCTTTCCAGACAGCCCCGGCTATGACTGGATGCAGCTGGATACTGACAAATGGTACCGCGAGCGGATCAAGGGCCGGATGTGGCAGATTTTCGAGCGCAAGCTGGCGGTCTTTCCACGCGAGGCCGGGCCTTTGACCATCGGGCCGCTGACTCATGACCTGACCATCACCGGGGAGGATGGACGGCAGCGCAAGATCCAGGTGACTTCGCCCGCCATCACCATCGAGGTGAAACCCTTCCCGGCGGATGCGCCGCCGCTTTCGGCCCATCGCCTGACCCTGACGGACGAGCTGTCCACCGATCCGGCCAAGCTGCAGGACGGTGAATTGCTGATCCGCCGGGTCACCATCCGGGCCGAGGGCGCGCTGTCCCATCAATTGCCGCCGCGCCCCGACCTGCGCGAGCGCTGGTTGAAAAGCTTTACCCAGCCCGAACAGCGCAGCACCCAGCCAACGCCAGAGGGGCCGGTTTCCACTGTGGTCTGGGAATGGACAATGCAGCCGATCACCGGTGAGCCGGCGGTGCTGAAGGCCTTCGCGTTCCCCTGGCTCGATACGGAAACCCGGCAGATCGAGGTGGCGGCGATGAAGCCCATTCCCTTCGGCTTCGCCAGCTTTGCCGCCAATATTGCCGATGCAGGTCAGGCCCGGATGCGGCTGGCGCTGACCGCCACGGCGATGCTGCTGCTGGGCGGGGCTGCAGGGCTGGTGCTGCTGTTCTGGGGGCGCGGCTTTCGCCCACCGGCGGCGATGCGGCGCGCGGTCCTGCGCTGGCGCCCGAGTCCGCATGTCGGGGAGATGCGCAAGGCGGCGGGCGAGGGGCGGCTGATGGAGTTGCTGCACGCGGCGGGGGCGCATCTGCGGCTGCGCGGGCATGATCCGCAACAGGCGCCGGTGATCCGGGCGCTGGAGCGGCAGATCTATTCCACCGATCCCGACCGGAACTTCGATGCCGCAGAGACGGTGCGCGCGGTCATCCGGCAGGGGCGCAAACGCCCGCCGGATCAGGCCGAGGGAGCGCAGACCCTCTGGTCGATCAGCAGCACGCCGCCAAAGCGCACGGCCAGCAGGACGACGACCGGCTGA
- a CDS encoding tetratricopeptide repeat protein has protein sequence MNRLWLIAAAGLACLALAGPDAWGRLALRAGAERLAMPFLSDPAAEGMALYRLGDWQAADDAFARAGRSETYNRGLSLAATGDYPLSVAYFDAVLFSNPADAEARRNRDLVAAMYPPEQGDSVAPGRLLGAGGKQGDGTPPLPGLANPIGRSNPDWRRMMQARGVAASEDWLATISDDPGEFLALRLQAEYRRRETLGLIRPREGQPW, from the coding sequence ATGAACCGGCTCTGGCTCATCGCCGCCGCGGGCCTTGCCTGCCTTGCCCTCGCCGGTCCCGATGCCTGGGGTCGGCTGGCGCTGCGCGCCGGGGCCGAGCGGCTGGCCATGCCCTTTCTCAGCGATCCGGCGGCCGAGGGCATGGCGCTCTATCGGCTTGGCGACTGGCAGGCGGCGGATGACGCCTTTGCCCGCGCCGGGCGGTCCGAGACCTATAATCGCGGTCTGTCACTGGCCGCCACCGGCGATTACCCGCTGTCGGTCGCCTATTTCGATGCGGTGCTGTTCTCGAACCCCGCCGATGCCGAGGCGCGGCGGAACCGCGATCTGGTCGCGGCGATGTATCCGCCGGAACAGGGCGACAGCGTTGCACCGGGGCGGCTGTTGGGGGCAGGCGGGAAACAGGGCGATGGCACGCCGCCGCTGCCCGGCCTCGCCAATCCGATCGGGCGCAGCAACCCTGACTGGCGGCGGATGATGCAGGCGCGCGGCGTTGCGGCCAGCGAGGACTGGCTGGCGACCATTTCGGACGACCCGGGCGAGTTTCTGGCGCTGCGGCTGCAGGCCGAATACCGGCGGCGCGAGACGCTTGGTCTGATCCGCCCGCGCGAGGGTCAGCCATGGTGA
- a CDS encoding vWA domain-containing protein yields MSGPLILLRPGWLLLILPLIALALWQWQRRPDAGGWQAVMPPAMLEGMRQLGHLTIGGSGWRRFLPLMGGAALMMGLAGPALPRGDAPVLAQVDAVILAVDLSPSVAEGPALAEAQIATAGLVQALAGRPVGLILYDGEAFAVSAPTMDGRVLETQIAAMAPGLMPGDGSRPSAALGLGGEMLAGMKRADLVLISDGGGIDATTRGAADRLAERGIRLSTLALDRVAPDAPQPAPEALAELARLGGGASGSAADPAAVERLLTRPGLSARDPALAATQYRDLGPFLAALALLPLLSLLRRAK; encoded by the coding sequence ATGAGCGGGCCGCTGATCCTGCTGCGCCCGGGATGGCTGCTGCTGATCCTGCCGCTGATCGCGCTGGCGTTGTGGCAATGGCAGCGGCGGCCCGATGCCGGGGGCTGGCAGGCGGTGATGCCGCCGGCGATGCTGGAGGGGATGCGGCAGCTCGGCCATCTGACCATCGGCGGCAGCGGCTGGCGGCGCTTCCTGCCGCTGATGGGCGGGGCGGCGCTGATGATGGGGCTGGCGGGACCGGCCTTGCCGCGCGGCGATGCGCCGGTGCTGGCGCAGGTCGATGCGGTGATCCTTGCGGTGGACCTGTCGCCCTCGGTGGCCGAGGGGCCGGCTCTGGCCGAGGCCCAGATCGCCACCGCCGGGCTGGTGCAGGCGCTGGCCGGGCGGCCGGTCGGGCTGATCCTCTATGACGGCGAGGCCTTTGCCGTCTCGGCGCCCACCATGGACGGGCGGGTGCTGGAAACCCAGATCGCCGCCATGGCGCCGGGGCTGATGCCGGGGGATGGCAGCCGTCCCTCGGCGGCACTGGGCCTTGGGGGCGAGATGCTGGCGGGGATGAAGCGGGCCGATCTGGTGCTGATCTCGGATGGCGGCGGCATCGATGCCACCACGCGCGGCGCCGCCGACCGTCTGGCCGAGCGTGGTATCCGCCTGTCGACGCTGGCGCTGGACCGGGTAGCCCCCGATGCGCCGCAGCCCGCGCCCGAGGCGCTGGCCGAACTGGCCCGGCTTGGCGGCGGGGCTTCGGGCAGCGCCGCCGATCCGGCGGCGGTCGAGCGGCTGCTGACCCGCCCCGGCCTCAGCGCCCGCGATCCGGCGCTGGCCGCCACGCAATACCGCGATCTCGGGCCTTTCCTTGCCGCGCTGGCCCTGCTGCCGCTGCTGTCGCTGCTTCGGAGGGCGAAATGA
- a CDS encoding VWA domain-containing protein, whose product MNLAAPFVLILLPLPLILRWLWPAPERPRPALHVPAPVFAGAEPGQGRQADRAGLLIAALAWVALVIALAGPRISEVSDMLPASGREIVLALDLSGSMVKEDFRLDGQPISRLEAVKRTASAFVEARKGDRIGLVIFGDRAYFAAPLTFDVGTVSRAIDEAQIGISGRSTAISDGLGLALKRLADSEAPSRVVVLLSDGVNTSGEVPAVSVARLAAGKGIRVHTIALGPDDLESQPQSRDAVDAKTLREVAEASGGASFRVRDMADLLAMARTLDRLEPGQSERPPLRFWRSLWVWPAGLAALCLLVLGLRRPR is encoded by the coding sequence ATGAACCTTGCCGCGCCCTTCGTCCTGATCCTGCTGCCGTTGCCGCTGATCCTGCGCTGGCTCTGGCCCGCACCGGAACGCCCGCGCCCGGCCTTGCACGTGCCGGCGCCGGTCTTTGCCGGAGCCGAGCCGGGGCAGGGGCGGCAGGCCGACCGCGCCGGGCTGCTGATCGCGGCGCTCGCCTGGGTGGCGCTGGTGATCGCGCTGGCAGGGCCACGGATCAGCGAGGTTTCGGACATGCTGCCGGCCTCGGGGCGCGAGATCGTGCTGGCGCTGGATCTGTCGGGCAGCATGGTGAAAGAGGATTTCCGGCTGGACGGCCAGCCGATCTCGCGGCTCGAGGCGGTGAAGCGCACCGCCAGCGCCTTTGTCGAGGCGCGGAAGGGCGACCGGATCGGGCTGGTGATCTTTGGCGACCGCGCCTATTTCGCCGCGCCCCTGACCTTTGACGTTGGTACGGTGTCTCGGGCCATCGACGAGGCGCAGATCGGCATCTCGGGCCGCTCGACGGCGATTTCCGACGGGCTGGGGCTGGCGCTGAAGCGGCTGGCGGACAGCGAGGCGCCAAGCCGAGTGGTGGTGCTGCTGTCCGACGGGGTGAACACCTCGGGCGAGGTGCCGGCGGTCTCGGTGGCGCGGCTGGCGGCGGGAAAGGGCATCCGGGTCCACACCATCGCGCTGGGGCCGGACGATCTGGAAAGCCAGCCGCAGTCACGCGATGCGGTCGATGCCAAGACCCTGCGCGAGGTGGCCGAGGCCAGCGGCGGGGCCAGCTTCCGGGTTCGCGACATGGCCGATCTTCTCGCCATGGCCCGCACGCTGGACCGGCTGGAACCGGGGCAATCCGAACGTCCGCCCTTGCGCTTCTGGCGCAGCCTCTGGGTCTGGCCCGCCGGTCTTGCCGCTTTGTGCCTGCTGGTCCTTGGCCTCAGGAGGCCGCGATGA
- a CDS encoding DUF58 domain-containing protein: protein MVALPSALDRPGLRLLAAEMLALRSEAQSTARHRPATRRPGALPARPPGAGMDLRELRAYVEGDDPRRIDPSATARTGIPHIRSFHEDRDDTTLLIADFRAPMLWGTGTALRSVRAGLALARLGWQAVMRGGNVGALALTEAGIGAIAAGQGDRQMAAIARMFQGEHDLALTRPEPAGLGLAALAGRAARMVPPGSRLHLATEAQAITEADAPALARLARGRRLTISLIVDPAESAPPAKALAVTDGAGFRLGRLRALDLAGDLARLRALGATVEQVLP from the coding sequence GTGGTAGCCCTGCCTTCGGCGCTGGACCGGCCCGGCCTGCGCCTGCTGGCCGCCGAGATGCTGGCCTTGCGCAGCGAAGCGCAATCGACCGCCCGCCACCGCCCGGCCACCCGCCGCCCCGGCGCGCTGCCGGCCCGGCCACCGGGCGCGGGCATGGATCTGCGCGAACTCAGGGCCTATGTCGAGGGCGACGATCCCCGCCGCATCGATCCCTCGGCCACCGCCCGCACCGGCATTCCCCATATCCGCAGCTTTCACGAGGATCGGGACGACACCACCCTGCTGATCGCTGATTTCCGCGCGCCGATGCTGTGGGGCACGGGAACGGCACTGCGCTCGGTCCGGGCCGGACTGGCGCTTGCTCGGCTTGGCTGGCAGGCCGTGATGCGCGGCGGCAATGTCGGCGCGCTGGCGTTGACCGAGGCCGGGATCGGCGCGATCGCTGCGGGGCAGGGCGACCGGCAGATGGCGGCGATTGCGCGGATGTTTCAGGGCGAACATGATCTGGCGCTGACCCGGCCCGAGCCGGCGGGTCTCGGGCTGGCGGCGCTGGCGGGGCGGGCCGCGCGCATGGTGCCGCCGGGCAGCCGGCTGCATCTGGCGACCGAGGCGCAGGCGATCACCGAGGCTGATGCCCCGGCGCTGGCACGGTTGGCGCGGGGGCGGCGGCTCACAATCTCGCTGATCGTCGATCCGGCCGAATCCGCCCCGCCCGCAAAGGCGCTGGCCGTGACCGATGGCGCGGGTTTCCGGCTGGGGCGGCTCAGGGCGCTGGACCTTGCGGGCGATCTCGCGCGACTGCGCGCGCTTGGCGCGACGGTCGAGCAGGTGCTGCCATGA
- a CDS encoding AAA family ATPase — protein sequence MEDARTEWDAVASLREQVGAGLIGHARMVERLLIALLAGGHVLIEGPPGVAKTRAVTLLAAHLPGDHARIQCTPDLLPSDLTGTQVFRPETGAFDFVPGPVFHSLVLVDEINRAPPKVQSALLEAMAERQVTVGGVTRPLPDPFMVVATQNPIEHEGTFPLPEAQLDRFLLHLSLDLPDAEIERQILDLVEAEAMAPPVLAGAPLTAAQIRAARAEVARVHLAPLLKDYIIRLVMATRAGGAVAADVEHAVSPRGTLALAAAVRARAWLNGRDHGLPEDAEELAGDAMSHRLVPSWAAASEGRSGRDLIAAAQAGIKPW from the coding sequence ATGGAGGATGCCCGCACCGAATGGGATGCCGTCGCCAGCCTGCGCGAGCAGGTGGGGGCGGGGCTGATCGGCCATGCGCGGATGGTCGAGCGCCTGCTGATCGCGCTGCTGGCCGGTGGCCATGTATTGATCGAGGGGCCGCCCGGCGTGGCCAAGACCCGCGCCGTCACGCTGCTGGCGGCGCATCTGCCGGGCGATCACGCCCGCATCCAGTGCACGCCCGACCTGCTGCCCTCGGACCTGACCGGTACGCAGGTGTTTCGCCCCGAGACCGGAGCCTTCGATTTCGTCCCCGGCCCGGTCTTTCACAGCCTCGTGCTGGTCGATGAGATCAACCGCGCGCCGCCCAAGGTGCAATCGGCGCTGCTCGAGGCCATGGCCGAGCGGCAGGTGACCGTGGGGGGCGTGACCCGGCCCTTGCCCGATCCCTTCATGGTGGTGGCGACGCAGAACCCGATTGAACACGAGGGCACCTTCCCGCTGCCCGAGGCGCAGCTGGACCGCTTCCTCTTGCACCTGTCGCTGGACCTGCCGGATGCCGAGATCGAGCGGCAGATCCTCGATCTTGTCGAGGCCGAGGCGATGGCCCCGCCGGTGCTGGCCGGGGCGCCCCTGACGGCTGCGCAGATCCGGGCCGCGCGGGCCGAGGTGGCGCGGGTGCATCTGGCGCCGTTGCTGAAGGACTACATCATCCGGCTGGTCATGGCGACGCGGGCTGGGGGCGCGGTGGCCGCTGATGTGGAACATGCGGTTTCGCCGCGCGGCACGCTGGCGCTGGCCGCCGCCGTGCGGGCGCGGGCCTGGCTGAATGGCCGCGATCACGGGCTGCCCGAGGATGCCGAGGAGCTCGCTGGCGACGCGATGTCGCACCGTCTGGTGCCCAGCTGGGCCGCCGCGAGCGAGGGCCGCAGCGGCCGCGACCTGATCGCCGCGGCACAGGCCGGGATCAAGCCGTGGTAG
- a CDS encoding aldehyde dehydrogenase family protein, with protein MNRKPDNLTLPQPLNLIGNVWVPAGSGRSMPVLSPIDGAPFTEIADSDASDVDAAVSAARAAFDGGDWSRLTATERGRLLMTYARLIADNIEALAQLETRDNGKPIKQARADMVATARYFEFYGGAADKVHGEIIPFLNGYDVAVHREPYGVVGAIIPWNYPAQIYGRVVAAALAMGNTMVLKPAEDACLSVLRLGELAVEAGFPPGALNIVTGRGEVAGKALSEHRGLDFLTFTGSPEVGVMIQIAAARNFIPCTLELGGKSPQIVFDDADLDAALPYLVNAIVQNGGQTCSAGSRVLVQRGILDKLSGLLAKRFAEIEASASGEEALLGPLISARQKKRVETYISEAGAPLIAQGRIRADAPPGGFYVAPAVFGPVDPASRLAQEEVFGPVLAVIPFDDEAEAIRIANGTEYGLVAAVWTRDGGRQQRVAKAMRCGQVYINGFGAGGGVELPFGGVRKSGHGREKGFAALYEFSQIKTIVNNHG; from the coding sequence ATGAACAGGAAGCCCGACAATCTGACCCTGCCGCAGCCGCTGAACCTGATCGGCAATGTGTGGGTTCCCGCCGGCTCGGGGCGGTCGATGCCGGTGCTGTCACCGATCGATGGCGCGCCCTTCACCGAGATCGCCGACAGCGATGCCAGCGATGTCGATGCCGCCGTTTCCGCCGCCCGCGCCGCCTTCGATGGTGGCGACTGGTCGCGCCTGACGGCGACGGAACGCGGGCGGCTGTTGATGACCTATGCCCGGCTGATCGCCGACAACATCGAGGCGCTGGCACAGCTGGAAACCCGCGACAATGGCAAGCCGATCAAGCAGGCGCGCGCCGACATGGTCGCCACCGCGCGCTATTTCGAATTCTATGGCGGGGCCGCCGACAAGGTGCATGGCGAGATCATCCCCTTTCTCAATGGCTATGACGTGGCCGTGCACCGCGAACCTTATGGCGTCGTCGGCGCGATCATCCCGTGGAATTACCCGGCGCAGATCTATGGCCGGGTGGTCGCCGCCGCGCTGGCCATGGGAAATACCATGGTGCTGAAACCGGCCGAGGATGCTTGTCTGTCGGTGCTGCGGCTTGGCGAGTTGGCGGTCGAGGCAGGCTTTCCGCCTGGCGCGCTGAACATCGTCACCGGCCGGGGCGAGGTCGCGGGCAAGGCCCTGTCGGAACATCGCGGGCTGGATTTCCTGACCTTCACCGGCTCGCCCGAGGTTGGCGTGATGATCCAGATCGCGGCGGCGCGGAATTTCATCCCCTGCACGCTGGAACTGGGCGGCAAGTCGCCGCAGATCGTCTTCGACGATGCCGATCTGGACGCTGCCCTGCCCTACCTGGTCAATGCCATCGTCCAGAACGGCGGTCAGACCTGCTCGGCGGGCAGCCGGGTTCTGGTCCAGCGCGGCATTCTGGACAAGCTGTCGGGGCTGCTTGCAAAACGATTTGCCGAGATCGAGGCCTCGGCCTCGGGCGAAGAAGCGTTGCTCGGCCCACTGATCTCTGCCCGGCAGAAAAAGCGAGTGGAAACCTATATCTCCGAGGCGGGCGCGCCGCTGATCGCGCAAGGCCGCATCCGCGCCGATGCGCCACCGGGCGGCTTCTATGTCGCGCCGGCGGTCTTTGGCCCGGTCGATCCGGCGTCGCGGCTGGCGCAGGAAGAGGTCTTTGGTCCGGTCCTCGCCGTCATCCCCTTCGACGACGAGGCCGAGGCGATCCGCATTGCCAATGGCACCGAATACGGGCTGGTCGCCGCCGTCTGGACCCGCGATGGCGGGCGGCAGCAGCGGGTGGCCAAGGCGATGCGCTGTGGGCAGGTCTATATCAACGGGTTCGGCGCGGGCGGGGGCGTTGAACTGCCCTTCGGCGGGGTGCGCAAATCCGGGCATGGCCGGGAGAAGGGTTTTGCGGCGCTGTATGAATTTTCGCAGATCAAGACCATCGTGAACAATCACGGGTAA